Proteins encoded within one genomic window of Epinephelus lanceolatus isolate andai-2023 chromosome 9, ASM4190304v1, whole genome shotgun sequence:
- the pik3ip1 gene encoding phosphoinositide-3-kinase-interacting protein 1, which yields MSVNSARQLCKMFISLHVVFLSVAVVESSASNGNEKDCVRSNGVEYRGETQSSSSGLTCLNWTNTTRDYDVELHPDSQTGVGDHNYCRNPDSSERPWCYIAGPDGTVQRQSCAVDTCKEQAPTVPAATGSLKPTGTIPSTESFQPAKSRASQGEVAAVQPVMGISQRVRTAPKKKKDLGMLGYVIGIFMMAIIIVLGVGITFGYFYKRGRDLKKQHEQRVYEREMQRITLPLSAFSNPTCELVDENTIVITAEHETTPVQEGIEGGDPLMGQQAGTPGA from the exons ATGTCGGTGAATTCAGCCCGTCAGCTCTGCAAAATGTTCATCTCCCTGCACGTTGTTTTCCTGAGCGTGGCAGTGGTGGAGAGCAGTGCATCAAATGGCAAtgaaaaag ACTGCGTGAGATCCAATGGTGTGGAGTACAGAGGGGAAACACAGAGCTCCTCCTCGGGTCTGACCTGTTTAAACTGGACCAACACCACTAGAGACTATGATGTTGAACTCCATCCTGATTCAcagacag GTGTGGGAGATCACAATTACTGCCGAAACCCAGACTCCTCTGAGAGGCCTTGGTGCTACATTGCTGGCCCAGATGGGACAGTCCAGAGACAATCGTGTGCAGTTGACACATGCAAAG AACAAGCCCCCACTGTACCAGCAGCGACCGGATCCCTCAAACCCACAGGAACCATTCCCTCCACAGAGAGCTTTCAGCCAGCCAAGTCGAGAGCCTCTCAGGGAGAAGTTGCTGCAGTGCAGCCAGTGATGGGAATCAGCCAGAGAGTGCGCACAGCacccaaaaagaaaaaggaccTTGGCATGCTCG GCTACGTCATCGGCATCTTCATGATGGCGATTATAATTGTCCTCGGAGTAGGCATCACATTTGGATACTTCTATAAGAG GGGCCGGGACCTAAAGAAGCAGCACGAGCAGCGAGTGTATGAGCGCGAGATGCAGAGGATCACTCTGCCCCTCTCAGCTTTCTCCAACCCCACCTGTGAGCTGGTAGATGAGAACACCATCGTGATCACAGCAGAGCACGAGACCACCCCCGTCCAGGAGGGCATAGAGGGCGGGGACCCTCTCATGGGCCAGCAAGCCGGGACCCCCGGAGCATGA